The window cactcgcaggtccaatcaggtactttagcttaccaattaccatatttctcgacaTGTGATTAgtcgttcaaacgcttaataaccactaccacacactacggCCTTAGTACCTTTTTACTAAACCGATGGGGTCTCACCATACATATCATCCCATGACCCCGCCCGTAATCCTTATgattgcagtatgtagtagacattcaattCCTATAATCTCGTgagtgacagaaaatcactcgacttttaccggtcctattagcaaagcatctaatcGGTTTAACCCTGGGCAATCAAAACATGGGAagctaggatcatgcatctaaagtTTCAGTCAACTCctgaaaacttaaatgcgcccggcggcggctcgccgtgGCACCGCCGCTACAGGCTGCCCCAACCCCTTCCAAGGCCACCCACAGGTAGGTCTCGACCTCCTCTACCTCCTCTACCCcggggcctcgccgccggcgagccccctcgCCGGAAATCCcagcgccaccacctcctctgTTTTGGCCGGCCAAGGACCCGATGGCTAGAAGATAAAAGAATCCAGGGGCTAGTTTGCAAAGTATAAATGAACTTatgttgtgaactttgaaaatgcataataatttgtagaaaaatcataaaaatgcacaCTCaactgttttggaatccttgcaatgaAATCTACAgctttcattacatgcacatcttcagtttCTACTTACTTTTTAATCTAggataaagattagattaaatagcacctaattgttctaggagttccacAATGATCTGATGCTAATTTTTGGGCAGTAGTTATATGCATGAAACATGATCTCTGTGTAAAATTTGCATACCCAGAAAATAATTATAGCTATATGTTTTATTTAGATCTTGCTCTAGGTTAGGAATAAGTGCTATATTTTGTTCTTGATGTTCTACTTGGTATTTTCAAAGGAAACATTTCAAGTATGTTTTAGATACAAAAAGAACAGTATGGTAAAATTTTGGAAGCCATCACAACTCTCTAGATTTAGTTTTGATTTAATCCATGTGTAATAGTGCTAtctcatgataaatagttctagtgcttagaaaaatctgaaatttatatcATTACTTATTTTTGAGTAGATGAACCTGCATGCCAAGTTTGAGGGTCAAATATTGAGTAGAACTGGATGATATTAACTGCTCATGAAATCACTAGGTTTAATTTGTGTATTTTCTCCTGGTGGCTATGCTGTGTATTTACTCATGAAACTTGAACACAATCATGTTATCAGTATGTAGATTCTACACAAAAGGTTTGGAATTCTTACTTAACAATAAATAGCTCAAATAAATATGCATATGCTAAAATAAGTAAATGAAATGCTAAATATTCTGCTGtataaaaatgctgaaatttttactgaagTATGTCCATACTTAAAGTAGGCTCTAGTAAAATTTGAGACCTAAAAACACTCTAGAATTCTCTGTACATTTTAGTTTTGCTACATGTGATTtaagtttgtcaaatttattgCTCCTGTTTTATGCTTAGATAAATTCTGGAAACTTTATAGTATGTTAAGCATCATATCTTGAACactctgtaaaattttgagaaccgGTACTGTCATATTTTGTTATGTAGAAATTAATCTTGTTTATAACAAAAGCTgtgttttctatttttcatgTTTAATCTGCTCAATAAAAatggctgaaatttttacagtaagcttGTTATTAAGTTTTGTTTCTTGCATAAAGATTTCAGCATGAAGTCAGTGGCAGATTCGTAATTAGGTGGAAAAACAAGGTGCTGCTTTAAACTTAATTTTTCTCCCTTTTCTCAAAGTCAAATGAAAACCAAACTTGCTCAAAATTTGGAAGCAACTCCTCTGCagcaccgcccccccccccccacactgacgtgtggggccggGCCCATACGTGAGGGACTCAACTACAGGGTACAGTACTACAGAGCATCCTCGCGGCTCCTCTGTGGCCAGTCCTCTGCTGAAGTGATTCGTGACAGTCACaggcgcgcgcggggccgcgCTCGACCGCAGTACCGCACCCGGCCACCCGGGCTTCGCTTGGGCGCTTTAAATCCTCGCTGCCTCTCCTCTCGTCTCGCCTCAGACTCCAGTAATCACACACTCACATTACAGCTCCACGCCCTGAGCCTGGCCCGGACACACGGCGGCTAGCTAGCCCAGCACCGCAACCGCACAACGCGACGACGGGAGCGCCGCCTCGAGGTTCGGGCACCATGGGCTCCTCGGCGCAGCTCAAGCGGCTCAAGCCCCTCTACCAGCTGGTGGTGAACAACATCCTCGCCATTGTCGcggtgccgctcgccgccgtggtGGTGCTCAAGGCGGCGGAGCTGGGGCCCGGGGAGATCCTGGCGCGGCTGCGCACGCGCCGGCCTGCGCACATTTTCCTGGCCGCAttcctgccggcggcggccgcggtgctGTACCTCCGGCTCCGGCCGCGCGCGGTGTACCTGGTGGACTACGCGTGCTTCCGCACCAACCCCAACTGCCGCGTCCCGTTCGCGACGTTCCTGGAGCACTCCCGCGTGTGGCCCGGCTTCGACGAGCGCAGCGTCCGGTTCATGACCCGCCTGCTGGAGCGCTCGGGGCTCGGGGAGGAGACCTGCCTGCCGTACGCGCAGCACTACATCCCGCCGTCGCGGGACCTCGCGTCCTCCCGCGCCGAGGCCGAGCTAGTCATCTTCTCCGCCATCGACGACCTGCTCGCCAAGACCAAGATGTCGCCGCAGGACATCGACATCCTGGTCGTCAACTGCAGCCTCTTCGCGCCGACGCCGTCCTTCACCGACATGATCATGCACCGGTACAAGCTCCGCGAGGACGTGCGCAACGTGCACCTCGCCGGGATGGGGTGCAGCGCGGGGCTCATCTCCGTGGAGCTCGCCCGGAACCTGCTGCAGGTGGCTCCCCGCGGCGCGCACGCGCTGGTGGTGTCGACGGAGACCATCACGCCCAACTACTACATGGGGCAGGAGCGCGCGATGCTGCTCCCCAACTGCCTGTTCCgcatgggcggcgcggcggcgctgctgtccACCAACGGCGCGAAGGCGCGGTTCCGGCTGGCGCGCGTGGTGCGCACGCTCCGCGGCGCCGCGGACAGCGCGTACCGCTGCGTTTAccaggaggaggacgagcgGGGCAACGTCGGGATCAACCTGTCCAAGGACCTGATGAACATCGCTGGCGACGCGCTGAAGG is drawn from Panicum virgatum strain AP13 chromosome 1N, P.virgatum_v5, whole genome shotgun sequence and contains these coding sequences:
- the LOC120657141 gene encoding 3-ketoacyl-CoA synthase 5-like, which translates into the protein MGSSAQLKRLKPLYQLVVNNILAIVAVPLAAVVVLKAAELGPGEILARLRTRRPAHIFLAAFLPAAAAVLYLRLRPRAVYLVDYACFRTNPNCRVPFATFLEHSRVWPGFDERSVRFMTRLLERSGLGEETCLPYAQHYIPPSRDLASSRAEAELVIFSAIDDLLAKTKMSPQDIDILVVNCSLFAPTPSFTDMIMHRYKLREDVRNVHLAGMGCSAGLISVELARNLLQVAPRGAHALVVSTETITPNYYMGQERAMLLPNCLFRMGGAAALLSTNGAKARFRLARVVRTLRGAADSAYRCVYQEEDERGNVGINLSKDLMNIAGDALKANITAMGPLVLPASEQLLFALSFMARKVLSNRIMPYIPDFRKAFEHFCIHAGGRAVIDELQRSLTLPDEQVEASRMTLHRFGNTSSSSLWYELAYIEAKGRMRRGDRVWMIGFGSGFKCNSAAWECIRPAANADGPWANCIHRYPVHIPDVLKH